In Micromonospora sp. WMMD980, the following are encoded in one genomic region:
- a CDS encoding glycosyltransferase 87 family protein, with protein MSTQSTAGIDEPGASGEAPRPGATADHPSRSDWFVRGTSGLIGGPLGDHAAALDRPAGREGRFWTAARIVLALVCLTLALHWVQKSPCQDGAWQNNVQYTRMCYTDVLALYYAEGLNEGKVPYADHPVEYPVLTGYFMGALGLPVHALGVDNPGINQGQWFYNLNALVLGALAVATVAVILSLRRRRPWDAALFALSPALVLTATVNWDLLAVGLAAFGLLAWARARPDRYGMLLPGLAGVLLGLGGAAKMWPLFLLGPILVLTLRAGRLLAGLVATATALVTLVAVNLPVAIPYRESWGRFFDLNTTRPIDWGTLWYIGRYLDGRISPSAPGELGPFEWLNANISTLNWVSYLLFGLACLGVAALALLAPRRPRLAQVAFLIVAAFLIFSKVWSQQFVLWLLPLAVLARPRWGAFLAWQFAEVCYFAAFYGELLGTATSRPVFPEGVFVLASTLRLVTVAVLCGFVIRDILRPERDAVRQTYADDPDGGLLDGAPDAPWHQRWRSGAAADRPAEPVPA; from the coding sequence ATGAGCACCCAGTCGACCGCAGGCATCGATGAGCCCGGCGCGTCCGGGGAGGCGCCCCGGCCCGGAGCGACCGCCGACCACCCGTCCCGCTCGGACTGGTTCGTGCGGGGGACGTCCGGTCTGATCGGCGGCCCGCTCGGCGACCACGCCGCCGCCCTCGACCGGCCGGCCGGTCGCGAGGGCCGGTTCTGGACCGCGGCGCGGATCGTGCTGGCCCTGGTCTGCCTCACGCTCGCCCTGCACTGGGTGCAGAAGTCGCCCTGCCAGGACGGAGCCTGGCAGAATAACGTCCAGTACACCCGGATGTGCTACACCGACGTGCTGGCGCTCTACTACGCCGAAGGGCTCAACGAGGGCAAGGTCCCCTACGCCGACCACCCGGTGGAATACCCGGTGCTGACCGGCTACTTCATGGGCGCGCTCGGCCTGCCGGTGCACGCCCTCGGCGTCGACAACCCCGGCATCAACCAGGGGCAGTGGTTCTACAACCTCAACGCGCTGGTGCTCGGCGCGCTCGCGGTCGCCACCGTCGCGGTCATCCTCAGCCTGCGCCGCCGACGACCCTGGGACGCGGCCCTGTTCGCGCTCTCCCCGGCGCTGGTGCTCACCGCCACCGTCAACTGGGACCTGCTCGCCGTCGGCCTGGCCGCGTTCGGGCTGCTCGCGTGGGCGCGCGCCCGGCCCGACCGGTACGGCATGCTGCTGCCCGGGCTGGCCGGCGTGCTGCTCGGGCTCGGCGGCGCGGCGAAGATGTGGCCGCTTTTCCTGCTCGGCCCGATCCTGGTCCTCACGCTGCGGGCCGGCCGGCTGCTGGCCGGGCTCGTCGCCACGGCCACCGCTCTGGTGACGCTGGTCGCGGTCAACCTGCCGGTGGCGATCCCGTACCGGGAGAGCTGGGGGCGGTTCTTCGACCTGAACACCACCCGGCCCATCGACTGGGGCACGCTCTGGTACATCGGCCGCTACCTGGACGGCCGGATCAGCCCGTCCGCCCCCGGCGAACTCGGCCCGTTCGAGTGGCTCAACGCCAACATCTCCACCCTCAACTGGGTGTCGTACCTGCTCTTCGGGCTGGCCTGCCTCGGCGTGGCCGCGCTCGCGCTGCTCGCCCCGCGCCGGCCCCGGCTCGCGCAGGTCGCCTTCCTGATCGTCGCCGCCTTCCTGATCTTCAGTAAGGTGTGGTCGCAGCAGTTCGTGCTCTGGCTGCTGCCGCTCGCGGTGCTCGCCCGGCCGCGCTGGGGTGCATTCCTGGCCTGGCAGTTCGCCGAGGTCTGCTACTTCGCCGCCTTCTACGGCGAACTGCTCGGCACCGCCACGTCCCGGCCGGTCTTCCCCGAAGGCGTCTTCGTGCTGGCGTCCACCCTGCGCCTGGTCACCGTGGCGGTGCTCTGCGGGTTCGTGATCCGGGACATCCTGCGACCGGAGCGGGACGCGGTGCGGCAGACGTACGCCGACGACCCCGACGGTGGGCTGCTCGACGGCGCACCCGACGCACCCTGGCACCAACGATGGCGCTCCGGCGCCGCGGCAGACCGCCCCGCCGAACCCGTGCCCGCCTGA